The following are encoded together in the Fusarium keratoplasticum isolate Fu6.1 chromosome 1, whole genome shotgun sequence genome:
- a CDS encoding PX domain-containing protein YPT35, whose translation MATAVDQAPADGGFGAGAEHSETHGASVEVFETPRTSFDHDRPLDDNDAAASTVSPSSITSPPYWLNVHGHQRSASNMSAESVLPAGAISLRDNEANEHDDRNNACWAKSVEIVSYTVVNGSTTNIGAFVVWNIRVETLNGSYMNIRKRYSEFDDFRYRLVQTFPGFEAAVPALPPKSVISKFRPRFLEKRRAGLQYFLNCILLNPEFSGSPVLKEFLFA comes from the exons ATGGCGACGGCGGTAGATCAGGCGCCTGCTGATGGCGGCTTCGGCGCTGGCGCAGAGCACTCCGAGACACACGGCGCATCCGTCGAGGTGTTTGAGACACCGCGGACCTCATTCGATCACGACCGACCCCTCGATGACAACGATGCCGCAGCCTCAACTGTCTCGCCAAGCTCCATTACCTCGCCGCCGTACTGGCTCAATGTGCATGGCCACCAGCGTTCCGCCTCCAACATGTCGGCCGAGTCAGTCCTGCCCGCGGGCGCCATCAGCCTCCGCGACAACGAGGCGAACGAGCACGACGACCGCAACAATGCCTGCTGGGCCAAGAGCGTCGAGATTGTCAGCTACACCGTCGTTAACGGGAGCACCACAAACATTGGCGCCTTTGTCGTGTGGAACATCCGTGTCGAGACGCTGAAT GGGAGCTACATGAACATTCGAAAGCGATATTCCGAGTTTGACGACTTTCGGTACCGACTGGTCCAGACCTTTCCCGGTTTCGAGGCGGCAGTTCCGGCTCTTCCGCCCAAGAGCGTCATCTCCAAATTCCGGCCCCGATTTCTCGAGAAGAGGCGGGCGGGTCTTCAATACTTTCTCAA CTGTATACTGTTGAACCCAGAGTTCTCTGGCTCGCCAGTGCTCAAGGAGTTCCTCTTTGCATAG
- a CDS encoding DNA helicase, which translates to MEKFSPMAGPATDFLITIAEPRSRPAFLHEYIMTPHSLYAAVSVGLSPEDTIGTLDRFLKTQLPPSIKQFVLSCTTSYGKVKLVLKNNRYFVESMDREILQMQLEDKAIKKFRLRGLGKINTAAAPMMGGIVIPGTKDAAGVQEANLSRKTAKQPTETNLSADVYAALNEDEGDEKETTYNFEIPDAAVEVVQKRCLDLSYPILEEYDFRFDRANLNLKVDLRPNTQIRPYQEKSLSKMFGNGRAKSGIIVLPCGAGKTLVGITAACTIKKSVIVLCTSSVSAVQWRNEFLKWSNINPASITTFTAESKTIFKGRAGIIITTYSMVTTSRERSRESKEVMDFLAGREWGLMLLDEVHVVPANIFRQVISSIKSHSKLGLTATLLREDDKISHLNFLIGPKLYEANWMELSQQGHIAKVQCAEVWCPMPVEFYETYLKVPIRMKRILGAVNPFKFQACQYLINYHESRGDKIIVFSDDLYSLKLYAIKLGKAFIYGETLQEERMTILENFQRNPLISTLFLSKIGDTSLDLPEATCLIQISSHFGSRRQEAQRLGRILRAKRRNDEGFNAFFYTLVSKDTQEMFYSSKRQAFLVDQGYAFKVITQLAGIHNMPDLAFAKASERQELLKRTLIDNEKVISEEGETDYLFGKGNGKYGQKKTANGKSKRNPFFRKLDRERERRRKKAAQ; encoded by the coding sequence ATGGAAAAGTTCAGTCCCATGGCAGGCCCAGCAACTGActtcctcatcaccatcgccgagcCCAGATCTAGACCGGCGTTTCTTCACGAATACATCATGACGCCTCATAGTCTATATGCAGCTGTGTCTGTTGGTCTGAGCCCTGAAGACACCATTGGCACTCTAGATCGCTTCCTCAAGACCCAGTTGCCCCCCAGCATCAAACAGTTCGTTCTGTCATGCACCACGAGCtacggcaaggtcaagttGGTGCTGAAGAATAACCGCTATTTTGTCGAGAGTATGGATCGCGAAATTCTTCAGATGCAGCTCGAAGAtaaggccatcaagaagttTCGATTACGTGGTTTAGGGAAGATCAACACAGCAGCTGCACCTATGATGGGTGGGATCGTCATCCCCGGCACCAAGGACGCAGCTGGCGTCCAGGAGGCCAACCTCTCCCGCAAGACAGCGAAGCAACCTACAGAGACGAATTTGAGTGCAGATGTTTACGCTGCGTTGAATGAGGACGAAGGTGATGAGAAAGAAACTACCTATAACTTTGAGATCCCGGATGCAGCTGTCGAGGTGGTCCAAAAGCGCTGTCTGGACCTCTCTTATCCCATCCTTGAAGAGTACGACTTTCGCTTCGACCGTGCTAACCTAAACCTCAAGGTCGATCTACGACCCAATACACAGATCCGGCCGTATCAGGAAAAGAGCCTCAGTAAGATGTTTGGCAACGGCCGAGCCAAGAGCGGAATCATCGTCCTGCCATGCGGTGCAGGGAAAACCTTGGTAGGCATCACAGCTGCGTGTACCATCAAGAAGAGCGTTATTGTGCTCTGCACCAGCTCAGTCTCTGCGGTTCAGTGGCGCAACGAGTTTCTAAAGTGGTCAAACATCAACCCAGCCAGCATTACCACCTTTACCGCAGAGAGCAAGACTATCTTCAAGGGCAGAGCTGGTATCATTATTACGACGTATTCTATGGTAACCACCAGCCGTGAGCGTTCCAGAGAATCGAAAGAGGTCATGGACTTCTTGGCAGGCCGGGAATGGGGTCTCAtgctccttgatgaggttCACGTTGTGCCTGCCAACATCTTCAGACAAGTCATCTCAAGCATCAAGTCGCACTCCAAGCTTGGTCTGACGGCGACATTGCTTCGTGAAGACGATAAGATCTCGCACCTCAATTTTCTGATTGGGCCCAAATTGTATGAAGCAAATTGGATGGAGCTGTCTCAGCAAGGTCACATCGCCAAGGTCCAGTGCGCTGAAGTTTGGTGTCCGATGCCAGTCGAGTTCTATGAGACATACCTCAAGGTGCCCATCCGGATGAAGCGAATTTTGGGGGCCGTGAATCCATTCAAATTCCAGGCCTGTCAGTATCTCATCAACTATCACGAGTCACGCGGCGACAAGATTATCGTCTTCTCGGATGACCTCTACTCGCTCAAGCTCTATGCTATCAAACTCGGCAAGGCCTTCATCTATGGCGAGACGCTGCAAGAGGAGCGGATGACGATCCTAGAGAATTTCCAACGAAATCCTCTCATAAGCACGTTGTTTCTCTCCAAAATCGGCGACACGTCTCTGGATCTCCCGGAAGCGACCTGCCTCATACAAATCTCATCCCACTTTGGATCCCGGCGTCAGGAGGCTCAAAGACTCGGCCGCATCTTGCGGGCAAAGCGCCGTAACGATGAAGGCTTTAATGCCTTCTTTTACACACTCGTCTCCAAGGATACGCAAGAGATGTTCTACTCGTCGAAGCGGCAGGCCTTTCTCGTGGATCAGGGCTACGCCTTCAAGGTGATTACACAGCTCGCTGGTATACACAATATGCCGGATCTTGCCTTTGCGAAAGCTTCCGAGCGACAAGAGCTACTGAAGCGCACACTCATAGACAATGAAAAGGTTATCAGCGAGGAGGGTGAGACAGACTATCTTTTCGGGAAGGGGAACGGCAAATATGGTCAGAAAAAGACTGCCAATGGGAAGTCAAAACGGAACCCATTCTTTCGAAAGCTTGACCGAGAGAGGGAGCGTCGCCGGAAGAAGGCCGCTCAGTAA
- a CDS encoding Protein kinase domain-containing protein has translation MADNEITLVDLVRDSKIETRPLDSHVVEHVLYETGRSARRRRVSKTERWIKGRQLGQGTFGTVHLQTCRDGGGNKLRAVKEVKKFVIVGQELDYTRELEAIMKFSNDKLDALFLGSDSLLTPIVQSLLYLQQYIDTPLRESEGKEITAQILEGLAFMHENGFIHRDLKPANIMVVDKNPEWFVKIADFGISKRRHHDTSLLTMQRGTLGFAAPEVFGSTSDQSYTYSADMWSLGAMVYRILTSQMAFDSIGDLFKYVHDELEFPVGPLELCSVSQTGQDFVLMLMESCPGSRGSAASARNHPWVIEPLIPTNGEDFHRPEADNTEMVRNTDLSVPSKAWSSDEEPRLFPSREAKTSLKTLSSARYHASQPPSIDLTMNISQEKGHSSNAHPPEPNSTAKPEVKDGSDAQFEGPVNNAPARSALKSYPSFERPAWLSSHHTDEYEYQDSYECTDEENSVSSIYPSSSASRPANNQSKSKSRRAVTRLNICRLCKLEPHPALIKSTPREALSCGHFVCDSCLVQNIYAVFVCPDLDALFCCESLIIDEDLLRRLIANWDIGSRWQGYWNLARSPGWRCPEGHLISQKPVIKHESGLLFWRELMRCDQCSPLAPDATYCVFCSRVGGIEYDQCAHDSVIWPFILRLQASGTFSIPWIREAIDRAWNARTTAWRRRNSQIVGRATSTANQRPRRPKPNRGFNKNLPSWEFLDSGPVGSAHSLGYVRAGAALPYSQVQEVWNNQAQDIQYSPMPEHSEGNIEAPGAYQRAPGDNPLDEAALGSCHFCGSLDLDYSRITVESRICHIKTCRTCGQSRHRWFYGPSHVAVSMPGPSSRDRITPARPRNPSEDKAFYEYPRPRHRDPYYD, from the exons ATGGCCGACAATGAGATAACGCTGGTTGATCTTGTGCGCGACTCGAAAATCGAAACAAGGCCTCTAGACTCCCATGTCGTCGAACATGTACTATACGAGACGGGCCGGTCCGCGCGACGCCGACGAGTTTCGAAGACAGAGCGATGGATTAAAGGCAGACAGCTAGGCCAGGGCACCTTTGGCACGGTGCACCTCCAGACATGCAGAGATGGCGGCGGAAACAAACTCAGAGCCGTCAAGGAGGTTAAGAAGTTTGTCATTGTGGGACAGGAGCTGGACTATACCCGGGAGCTCGAGGCTATCATGAAGTTCTCCAATGACAAGCTTGACGCCCTTTTCCTAGGCAGCGATTCATTGCTAACCCCAATAGTACAATCATTGCTTT ACCTTCAGCAGTACATCGACACCCCTCTCAGAGAATCCGAAGGGAAAGAAATCACAGCTCAGATCCTCGAAGGGCTGGCGTTTATGCACGAGAACGGGTTCATTCACCGCGACCTCAAGCCTGCC AACATTATGGTGGTCGACAAGAACCCGGAGTGGTTCGTCAAGATTGCGGATTTTGGCATCAGCAAACGACGGCATCACGATACCTCGCTTCTCACAATGCAACGCGGGACACTTGGTTTCGCAGCACCCGAGGTTTTTGGATCGACCTCAGACCAGTCCTACACATACTCAGCTGACATGTGGTCGTTGGGCGCCATGGTGTATCGCATTCTCACAAGTCAGATGGCATTCGATTCTATAGGAGACCTGTTCAAGTATGTTCACGACGAGCTCGAGTTTCCGGTCGGTCCGTTGGAATTGTGCAGCGTCTCTCAAACGGGCCAAGACTTTGTTCTCATGCTCATGGAATCGTGTCCCGGGTCTCGAGGCTCCGCAGCATCAGCCAGGAACCATCCTTGGGTGATTGAACCTCTTATTCCTACCAATGGAGAAGACTT CCATCGGCCTGAGGCTGACAACACGGAGATGGTTAGGAATACAGACCTATCCGTGCCCTCAAAGGCTTGGAGTAGCGATGAAGAACCCAGGCTCTTTCCATCTCGCGAAGCCAAGACATCACTTAAAACTTTATCCTCGGCTCGGTATCATGCATCGCAGCCTCCCTCAATAGACCTAACCATGAATATCTCGCAGGAGAAAGGACACTCCTCAAACGCCCACCCCCCTGAGCCCAACTCTACAGCAAagcccgaggtcaaggatggTTCAGACGCCCAATTTGAGGGTCCAGTAAACAACGCACCAGCACGCTCCGCCTTGAAGTCTTATCCCTCCTTTGAGAGACCAGCCTGGCTGTCGAGCCATCACACGGACGAATATGAATACCAGGACTCGTATGAATGCACGGATGAGGAGAACTCGGTTTCTAGCATCTATCCCAGCTCCTCCGCATCCAGACCGGCAAATAATCagtcaaagtcaaagtcaaggCGTGCTGTGACTAGATT GAATATCTGCAGGCTGTGCAAACTGGAGCCACACCCCGCTTTGATCAAGTCTACCCCTCGCGAAGCTCTCTCCTGTGGTCACTTTGTGTGTGATTCATGCCTTGTTCAAAATATTTACGCTGTATTCGTTTGCCCAGACCTGGATGCTCTTTTTTGCTGCGAAAGCCTTATTATTGATGAGGATCTGCTACGACGCCTCATCGCTAATTGGGATATTGGTTCTCGCTGGCAAGGTTACTGGAATCTTGCCAGATCTCCAGGCTGGAGGTGCCCAGAAGGACATCTGATTTCTCAAAAGCCAGTTATAAAACATGAATCTGGGCTCCTCTTCTGGCgagagttgatgagatgCGACCAATGCTCCCCTCTAGCACCAGACGCGACCTACTGCGTGTTTTGCTCACGGGTGGGGGGCATTGAATATGACCAGTGTGCCCATGATTCAGTTATCTGGCCGTTCATACTACGTCTGCAAGCCAGCGGCACCTTCTCTATCCCCTGGATACGCGAAGCCATCGATCGCGCTTGGAATGCCAGAACTACCGCTTGGCGGAGGAGAAATTCACAGATAGTGGGAAGGGCGACGAGCACCGCCAAccagaggccaagaagaccaaaACCGAACAGGGGGTTCAACAAGAATCTTCCATCATGGGAGTTCCTGGACTCGGGGCCAGTCGGTTCTGCACATTCGCTGGGCTATGTTAGAGCGGGAGCTGCTCTTCCGTATTCGCAAGTGCAGGAGGTCTGGAACAATCAGGCCCAAGATATACAGTACTCGCCGATGCCTGAGCACTCTGAAGGTAACATCGAGGCCCCTGGGGCATATCAAAGGGCTCCAGGAGACAATCCTCTGGATGAGGCTGCCCTCGGTTCTTGCCACTTCTGCGGCAGTCTGGACCTTGATTATTCACGTATAACCGTCGAAAG TCGGATCTGCCACATTAAGACCTGCCGTACATGTGGCCAATCCAGGCATCGCTGGTTTTATGGCCCCTCCCATGTTGCAGTGTCAATGCCAGGCCCTTCATCGAGAGACAGAATCacgccagcaaggccaaggaatCCATCCGAGGACAAAGCATTTTACGAGTATCCGAGACCCAGGCACCGTGACCCCTATTATGACTGA
- a CDS encoding Protein kinase domain-containing protein translates to MSGVELGLASFAAADLVLKYGKRLIKLYKDYNSADDYVKESILLVEAILSRADTQVEFLKQVESKLSDDQRRIQFELYEMLKDRLHIAVGKLESVISEKGIRKVKLAIVKSSIKEVVEQLERWQRIFDPTWLLVFRTHNIIIDSKLQTELEASSRTGPAGESIAAQASRETLGEAHAFRRIVNGELDQVHVTLPQEKLNWGQAESVSFSSTQIIARIGSQKRYLVNSIPCHSNMDIASVRADSEDLARKLHQINSDGCGLLACYGLVKRRGPGQRKINSLDLVFQMPQKDVTPVTLRERLMQPQTFSLTEALDLSRHLARAVSYVHAYHFVHKNIRPENILLFPKNEYNTSLGSAYLLGFDSFRSVNFQTLFEGDITWEGNLYRHPGRQGLRAHDKYVMQHDVYSLGVCLLEIGLWASFVQHDGETAPGEALGLTVEDFGKIQETGKPSSLIKDHLVKLARSRLPMKMGDRYTAVVITCLCCLDDDNEDFGEESDMRDDDGILIGVKFIGKVLMRLNEISI, encoded by the exons ATGAGTGGCGTGGAGCTGGGATTGGCTTCATTTGCTGCGGCAGACTTGGTTCTTAA GTACGGCAAGAGGTTGATAAAGTTGTACAAGGATTACAACAGCGCCGATGACTATGTAAAGGAGAGTATCCTGctggtcgaggccatcctcaGCCGCGCAGATACGCAAGTCGAATTTCTGAAACAAGTCGAAAGCAAACTCAGCGACGACCAGCGCAGGATCCAGTTTGAGCTCTatgagatgctcaaggaCAGGCTACACATCGCCGTCGGCAAGCTTGAGTCGGTCATCTCTGAAAAGGGCATCAGGAAGGTTAAGCTGGCCATTGTCAAGAGCAGTatcaaggaggttgtcgaACAGCTTGAGCGTTGGCAGAGGATCTTTGATCCAACTTGGCTACTTGTCTTCCGCACTCATAACATCATCATAGATTCAAAGCTTCAAACCGAACTTGAAGCTTCGTCACGTACCGGGCCGGCTGGGGAATCCATCGCTGCCCAAGCCTCTCGAGAGACTCTAGGAGAGGCACACGCTTTCCGGAGAATCGTAAACGGAGAACTCGATCAGGTCCATGTCACATTGCCTCAAGAAAAACTGAACTGGGGCCAGGCAGAGTCTGTGTCCTTTTCATCGACCCAAATCATCGCGCGAATCGGCTCTCAAAAGCGATACCTCGTCAACTCGATCCCATGTCACTCCAACATGGATATCGCCAGCGTCAGAGCAGACTCCGAAGACTTGGCCAGGAAGCTGCACCAGATCAACTCAGATGGCTGTGGTCTTCTAGCTTGCTATGGACTCGTCAAGAGAAGAGGCCCGGGCCAGCGAAAGATCAATTCGCTGGATTTGGTCTTTCAGATGCCCCAAAAAGATGTCACACCGGTTACCTTGAGGGAACGCCTAATGCAACCCCAGACCTTCAGCCTTACCGAAGCACTGGATCTATCGAGGCATCTCGCAAGGGCAGTCAGTTACGTCCACGCCTACCACTTTGTCCACAAGAACATCCGGCCCGAAAATATTCTACTGTTTCCCAAAAACGAATACAACACATCTCTGGGATCCGCCTATCTTCTCGGCTTTGACTCCTTCCGCAGCGTCAACTTCCAGACTCTCTTCGAGGGGGACATCACCTGGGAAGGGAATCTCTATCGACACCCTGGGCGCCAAGGCCTTCGTGCCCACGACAAATATGTCATGCAGCATGATGTGTATAGCCTTGGGGTCTGTTTGCTGGAGATTGGCCTCTGGGCGAGTTTTGTACAGCACGACGGCGAGACGGCTCCAGGTGAGGCTCTAGGCTTGACCGTGGAGGATTTTGGCAAGATACAAGAGACTGGCAAGCCCTCTTCGCTGATCAAGGACCATCTTGTGAAGCTTGCACGGTCTAGGCTGCCGATGAAGATGGGCGATAGGTACACGGCAGTTGTCATCACATGTCTGTGCTGTTTAGACGATGACAATGAGGACTttggagaggagagcgatATGCGGGATGACGATGGGATTTTGATAGGAGTCAAGTTTATTGGAAAGGTTCTGATGCGGCTAAACGAGATTTCTATCTAG
- a CDS encoding SAS4 domain-containing protein, whose translation MASVTRSSRRAEGPHPHQHLAHHHLTPSTGVFAHAQGGAGGGGGRSKRVLDAHDRDRDALKPKRTRITVEILAKGSHGLSDIVPDNIVPPPARNPRQTATPTVASATTTPATNPPPPTEVAKPAPEQEPTLTKHQSKVINGIKHELDRLQPQAKDTNPQEQGRKLRSQEATRFKSELSAYFPEYDEVIGNEPKEQHLFNVDTPIVVVDSDPRRAVSGAQRAAPQQPHPADEYPVRGYGDALFHDVFDAQRVELNFLVQPKDKTVEDPLPDKLFQPVHRRAERLERSIRNTEKGRAQHEKDQIIRLLEGLQGHDWLRVMGVSGVTETKKKTFEPARDHFIKGCQAILAKFRNWVLEEKRRKQEKDKARAEKEDEEDSGSAEEEDEADDHDGANGDMSDSASPAKQLRDEAMARSKAKGSKKRKSTPQPASTKAPRPPKPPPAPKTPEPPKEFKSFFSKKYERESALHRHRRTGRKVLAWGHPIPEIPQVDFDLPEEYRDEDTLKARARKKRRDRRRSKQ comes from the exons ATGGCCTCTGTCACCCGTTCCTCGCGGCGCGCTGAGGGTCCTCACCCGCATCAGCATCTCGCGCACCATCACCTGACGCCTTCCACAGGCGTATTTGCCCACGCACAGGGCGGCGctggcggaggtggagggcGAAGCAAGAGGGTGCTCGACGCCCACGATCGCGAccgtgatgccctcaagccCAAGAGAACCCGAATAACCGTCGAGATTTTGGCCAAGGGCTCTCACGGATTGTCCGATATCGTCCCCGACAACATAGTCCCGCCGCCCGCGCGCAACCCGCGACAAACTGCGACGCCCACGGTGGCGAGTGCGACGACAACGCCCGCGACcaaccctcctcccccgacCGAAGTCGCGAAACCCGCTCCAGAGCAGGAGCCGACCCTTACAAAACACCAGAGCAAAgtcatcaacggcatcaaACATGAGCTCGACCGCCTACAGCCCCAGGCAAAAGATACAAACCCCCAAGAACAGGGCCGCAAGCTCCGTTCCCAAGAAGCCACGAGGTTCAAAAGTGAACTCTCTGCATACTTTCCCGAGTACGATGAAGTGATTGGGAATGAGCCCAAAGAACAAC ACCTTTTCAACGTTGATACCCCCATCGTTGTCGTCGATTCTGACCCACGACGCGCTGTTTCTGGTGCCCAACGCGCAGCACCGCAGCAACCCCACCCCGCTGACGAATATCCCGTGCGAGGATATGGCGATGCCCTCTTCCACGACGTGTTCGATGCGCAGCGCGTAGAACTCAACTTTCTAGTCCAACCCAAGGACAAAACGGTTGAGGATCCTTTACCTGATAAGCTTTTCCAGCCAGTGCATCGCCGAGCTGAGAGATTGGAACGATCCATTCGCAATACCGAGAAGGGCCGAGCCCAGCATGAAAAGGACCAAATCATCAGGCTGCTGGAAGGCCTTCAAGGTCATGACTGGTTGAGGGTTATGGGTGTTAGTGGTGTCACGGaaaccaagaagaagacttTTGAGCCAGCCCGAGACCACTTCATCAAGGGCTGCCAAGCCATCCTTGCCAAGTTCCGAAACTGGGTTTTGGAAGAAAAGCGGCGCAAACAGGAAAAAGACAAGGCTCGAGCCGAGaaggaagacgaagaagactCTGGAAgtgctgaggaggaggatgaagcgGATGACCACGATGGTGCAAACGGCGACATGAGCGACTCAGCGTCACCAGCGAAGCAGCTCCGCGATGAAGCCATGGCGAGATCGAAAGCCAAAGGCTCAAAGAAGCGCAAGTCAACTCCACAGCCGGCGTCGACCAAAGCACCGCGACCCCCGAAGCCACCTCCGGCTCCAAAAACCCCAGAACCTCCCAAGGAGTTCAAGTCGTTCTTTAGCAAGAAGTACGAGCGCGAGAGCGCTCTGCACCGGCATCGGCGTACAGGCAGGAAGGTGCTGGCATGGGGTCACCCGATCCCCGAGATACCCCAGGTTGACTTTGATTTGCCGGAAGAATACCGTGATGAAGATACCCTCAAGGCCCGGGCGAGAAAGAAGCGCCGGGACCGGCGACGCAGCAAGCAGTGA